Proteins from one Embleya scabrispora genomic window:
- a CDS encoding propionyl-CoA synthetase: MSRDQGGAYASAYRRSLDDPDGFWLAAAEAIDWITPPTRALDDRAAPLYRWFPDGVLNTCFNALDRHVAAGRGDQAAIVYDSPVTDTRRRLSYAELLDLTARFAGVLRGLGVGRGDRVVLYLPMVPEAVVAMLACARLGAVHSVVFGGFAAHELAVRIDDARPTVVVAASCGIEPTRTIAYKPLVDAALAEATHRPDHVVILQRPQLIPELADADVDWDTAMASAEPVGCVPVAATDPLYILYTSGTTGPPKGIVRDNGGHAVALRWSMENIYGVRPGEVSWTASDVGWVVGHSYIVYAPLLTGCTSVLYEGKPVGTPDAGAFWRVAAEHRTTMLFTAPTAFRAIRKADPEGKLLAGHDLSALRALFLAGERLDPETYRWAGDLLGVPVVDNWWQTETGWPIVADPIGLEPQPTRPGSPTLPVPGYDVRILDPDGVEVPPGTDGCVVLKLPMPPGTLTGLWGDDARYVASYLTAFPGHYLTGDGGRKDADGYVYVMGRTDDVINVAGHRLSTGSMEEVLAGHPDVAECAVIGVADELKGQVPRGLVVLKAGVDREPAEVAEELVRRVRDTIGAVAALRRVDVVPTLPKTRSGKILRRTMRDIADGKRPEPPSTIEDPTVLDALRPTLVDE, encoded by the coding sequence ATGAGTCGCGACCAGGGTGGGGCGTACGCGTCGGCGTATCGGCGCAGCCTCGACGATCCGGACGGATTCTGGTTGGCGGCGGCCGAGGCGATCGACTGGATCACCCCGCCGACCCGGGCCCTGGACGACCGTGCCGCGCCGCTGTACCGCTGGTTCCCCGACGGCGTGCTGAACACCTGCTTCAACGCCCTGGACCGGCACGTGGCGGCCGGCCGCGGCGATCAGGCGGCCATCGTGTACGACTCGCCCGTCACCGACACCCGGCGCCGGCTGAGCTACGCCGAACTGCTCGACCTGACCGCACGGTTCGCCGGTGTGCTGCGCGGGCTCGGGGTCGGCCGCGGCGATCGGGTCGTGCTCTACCTGCCGATGGTGCCCGAGGCGGTGGTGGCGATGCTCGCCTGTGCCCGGCTCGGCGCGGTGCACTCCGTGGTGTTCGGCGGATTCGCCGCCCACGAGTTGGCGGTGCGGATCGACGACGCCCGGCCCACCGTGGTGGTGGCCGCGTCCTGCGGCATCGAGCCGACCCGCACCATCGCCTACAAACCGCTCGTGGACGCCGCCCTGGCCGAGGCCACCCACCGCCCGGACCACGTGGTGATCCTGCAACGCCCGCAACTGATCCCCGAGTTGGCGGACGCCGACGTCGACTGGGACACCGCCATGGCGAGCGCCGAGCCGGTCGGGTGTGTGCCGGTGGCGGCCACCGACCCGCTCTACATCCTCTACACCTCCGGCACCACCGGTCCGCCCAAGGGCATCGTCCGCGACAACGGCGGCCACGCGGTGGCACTGCGCTGGTCGATGGAGAACATCTACGGCGTGCGGCCGGGCGAGGTGAGCTGGACCGCCTCCGACGTCGGCTGGGTCGTCGGCCACTCGTACATCGTCTACGCGCCGCTGCTCACCGGCTGCACCTCCGTGCTGTACGAGGGAAAACCGGTCGGCACTCCCGACGCGGGCGCGTTCTGGCGGGTGGCCGCCGAGCACCGGACCACGATGCTGTTCACCGCGCCCACCGCGTTCCGCGCGATCCGCAAGGCGGACCCGGAGGGGAAACTGCTCGCCGGACACGATCTGTCCGCCCTGCGCGCCCTGTTCCTGGCCGGCGAACGCCTCGACCCGGAGACCTACCGCTGGGCCGGCGACCTGCTCGGCGTGCCCGTGGTGGACAACTGGTGGCAGACCGAGACCGGATGGCCGATCGTGGCCGACCCGATCGGACTGGAGCCACAGCCGACCCGGCCCGGCTCGCCGACCCTGCCGGTGCCCGGCTACGACGTGCGGATCCTGGACCCGGACGGCGTCGAGGTGCCGCCCGGCACGGACGGGTGCGTGGTGCTCAAACTGCCCATGCCGCCCGGCACGTTGACCGGGCTGTGGGGCGACGACGCGCGCTATGTCGCCTCCTACCTGACCGCCTTCCCCGGCCATTACCTCACCGGCGACGGCGGGCGCAAGGACGCCGACGGCTACGTCTACGTGATGGGCCGCACCGACGACGTGATCAACGTGGCCGGACACCGGCTGTCCACCGGCTCGATGGAGGAGGTCCTGGCGGGCCATCCGGACGTGGCGGAGTGCGCGGTGATCGGGGTGGCCGACGAACTCAAGGGCCAGGTGCCGCGCGGCCTGGTCGTGCTCAAGGCCGGCGTGGACCGGGAACCGGCCGAGGTGGCGGAGGAGTTGGTCCGCCGGGTCCGGGACACGATCGGCGCGGTGGCCGCCCTGCGGCGGGTGGACGTCGTCCCCACGCTGCCCAAGACCCGGTCCGGCAAGATCCTGCGCCGCACGATGCGCGACATCGCCGACGGCAAACGACCCGAACCGCCGTCCACGATCGAGGATCCCACCGTCCTCGACGCCCTGCGACCGACGCTCGTCGACGAATAG
- a CDS encoding glutamate ABC transporter substrate-binding protein, which translates to MHWGARRTATTAAAVALAATLSACTGSSGPPPAEVRTAADPVVSGAHPAGPDDYPKPSTAAPCDPRRSLTPPDSLPAGGRMPAGSTMETIQRRGYLIVGVDQNTRYFAEMDRRSGRIQGFDIEMAKTLAQAIFGGPDDSAHIRYKVITQAQRPEVLRSGVVDVVIDTMTITCERKREVAFSSDYYTDGQRVLVRRDSDVHALADLRGRRVCTVRATTSIVFLRDDPAGVVPYAVENWTDCLVALQQGEVDAVSTTSALLQGLRAQDSDTELVGPAFSDEPHGMAFPLAHEDFVRFANGLLERMKRDGSWQRLYDTWLAGPLGPQSPPRASYAG; encoded by the coding sequence ATGCATTGGGGAGCCCGCCGCACGGCGACCACGGCGGCAGCCGTCGCCCTGGCCGCCACGCTGTCCGCCTGTACCGGCTCGTCGGGCCCGCCGCCGGCCGAGGTCCGCACCGCCGCCGACCCGGTCGTCTCGGGAGCACATCCGGCCGGCCCGGACGACTACCCCAAACCGTCCACCGCCGCGCCGTGCGACCCGCGCCGGAGCCTGACCCCGCCCGACTCGTTGCCCGCCGGCGGTCGGATGCCCGCCGGGTCCACGATGGAGACCATCCAGCGGCGCGGCTACCTGATCGTCGGGGTGGACCAGAACACCCGCTACTTCGCCGAAATGGATCGGCGCAGCGGCCGGATCCAGGGCTTCGACATCGAGATGGCCAAGACCCTCGCGCAGGCGATCTTCGGCGGCCCCGACGACTCCGCGCACATCCGGTACAAGGTGATCACCCAGGCCCAGCGGCCCGAAGTGCTCCGGTCCGGGGTGGTGGACGTGGTGATCGACACGATGACCATCACGTGCGAGCGCAAGCGCGAGGTGGCGTTCAGCAGCGACTACTACACCGACGGCCAGCGGGTGCTGGTCCGCCGCGACTCCGATGTGCACGCGCTCGCCGATCTGCGCGGCAGGCGGGTGTGCACGGTGCGGGCGACCACCTCGATCGTGTTCCTGCGCGACGATCCGGCGGGCGTGGTGCCCTACGCGGTGGAGAACTGGACGGACTGCCTGGTCGCGTTGCAGCAGGGCGAGGTGGACGCGGTCTCGACGACCTCCGCACTGCTGCAGGGACTTCGCGCGCAGGATTCGGACACCGAGTTGGTCGGGCCGGCGTTCAGCGACGAACCGCACGGCATGGCCTTCCCGTTGGCGCACGAGGACTTCGTGCGCTTCGCCAACGGGCTGCTGGAGCGGATGAAGCGCGACGGGTCGTGGCAGCGGTTGTACGACACCTGGCTGGCCGGGCCGCTGGGCCCGCAGTCGCCGCCGCGTGCGTCCTACGCGGGCTGA
- a CDS encoding nucleic acid/nucleotide deaminase domain-containing protein: MNVDLSAALHQRFGRDGLRTYASPDLDGLPLPVQVGAYFIAAEDEHPLTMGAFADAVGEVLPDAGLRDRVRLGTDQGAELYVAGDGSVRALFLGVDLPAMAVASSVEAFADGLLTLDQVLPRIAAVDEPMEGFPLYRELREALTAADPAAFVERESWWPRVLDDVRLPLNIGSSAAFEIVDAGGEPRILTESSRPGLPHPEELLWYRLAAAGVDAEDVRRVYCELEPCLMPGHYCALWMGRLFPDAEFTHGFGYGETAQSREDGVRALMTHIAEQAGNR; this comes from the coding sequence ATGAACGTCGACCTCTCCGCCGCCCTCCACCAGCGCTTCGGCCGGGACGGGCTGCGCACGTACGCGTCGCCGGACCTCGACGGCCTGCCGCTGCCCGTGCAGGTCGGCGCGTACTTCATCGCCGCGGAGGACGAACACCCGCTCACCATGGGGGCGTTCGCCGACGCCGTCGGTGAGGTGCTGCCCGATGCCGGACTTCGGGACCGGGTTCGGCTCGGAACCGATCAGGGGGCGGAGCTGTACGTCGCCGGCGACGGATCGGTGCGGGCCCTGTTCCTGGGCGTCGACCTGCCCGCGATGGCCGTGGCGAGCAGCGTGGAGGCGTTCGCCGACGGGTTGTTGACGCTCGACCAGGTGTTGCCCCGGATCGCCGCCGTGGACGAGCCGATGGAGGGGTTCCCGCTGTACCGGGAACTGCGCGAGGCGCTGACGGCGGCCGATCCCGCCGCGTTCGTCGAGCGCGAGTCCTGGTGGCCGCGGGTCCTGGACGACGTGCGACTCCCGCTCAACATCGGCAGTTCGGCCGCCTTCGAGATCGTGGACGCCGGCGGCGAACCGCGCATCCTGACCGAGTCGTCGCGCCCGGGGCTGCCGCATCCGGAGGAACTGCTGTGGTACCGGCTGGCGGCCGCGGGAGTGGACGCCGAGGACGTCCGGCGGGTCTACTGCGAACTCGAACCCTGCCTGATGCCCGGCCACTACTGCGCGCTGTGGATGGGCCGCCTGTTCCCCGACGCCGAGTTCACCCACGGCTTCGGCTACGGGGAGACCGCGCAGTCCCGGGAGGACGGCGTGCGGGCGCTGATGACGCACATCGCCGAGCAGGCGGGAAACCGCTGA
- a CDS encoding SUKH-4 family immunity protein: MIFDIDRGRLLEAFPERRVVRASRAALAEVEGRAEDLDFLCDVGLPQGLFQIAPALAGEEGAQPSRLLDLGDPDEGVDLPELDGVGPVLLLGGIQHWYVFLHLETGRIHAFAEDGADYCTINGDLSSLCTMLWLLEKETPRTAPGTRGPGNDEYAHVADSVRARIEPRDPLPYQGDSLWVFYFGSYVDGLYPLS, from the coding sequence ATGATCTTCGACATCGACCGGGGCCGGCTCCTGGAGGCGTTTCCCGAGCGGCGGGTCGTGCGTGCCTCGCGCGCCGCACTCGCCGAGGTGGAGGGTCGGGCCGAGGATCTGGACTTCCTGTGCGACGTGGGCCTGCCGCAGGGGCTCTTCCAGATCGCCCCCGCGCTGGCCGGCGAGGAGGGCGCGCAGCCCTCGCGCCTGTTGGATCTCGGCGACCCGGACGAGGGTGTGGACCTGCCCGAGTTGGACGGCGTCGGTCCGGTACTCCTGCTGGGCGGAATCCAGCACTGGTACGTCTTCCTGCACCTGGAAACCGGCCGGATCCACGCCTTTGCGGAGGACGGGGCGGACTACTGCACGATCAACGGGGACCTGTCCTCGCTGTGCACCATGTTGTGGCTGTTGGAAAAGGAGACTCCGCGCACGGCACCGGGAACCCGGGGGCCGGGCAACGACGAATACGCGCACGTGGCCGACTCCGTTCGGGCCCGGATCGAGCCGCGCGACCCGCTGCCCTATCAGGGGGACAGCCTGTGGGTCTTCTATTTCGGCTCCTACGTCGACGGCCTGTATCCACTGAGCTGA